One part of the Candida albicans SC5314 chromosome R, complete sequence genome encodes these proteins:
- the PIF1 gene encoding DNA helicase (Putative DNA helicase; decreased transcription is observed upon fluphenazine treatment) — translation MLNANKSIIRLATYSIRNRIHHLRTLHSLNYINSRINIQDTNHIRPTCPCGSKQFMLESELDSALIEFLDNDDPFSDSEIKESDDLSKGQSHVYNGSPVTKNSILQIEKQQIQKSPRPTETNKRMQIRKDPDQNDNVDDDSLSSTFEFSDMDDDFMEALKAAEEITGNNTNCIKRTASTPLKKPIAKSMKNSSTPSKSAGKKYCKYIKTSSPSPSHYLIRESGSGVDILEGSPNKVQADNASPFRITSSFSSPSQIQNQGVGANPGPKSKAEQNVSSASQSSSPPMTVSQVRNPFKVPTQFRRNYSTRPITNQGSDTKKGNSHHTILLATQKPGVPFSNPSDRSYHKLEKTEGINEAQSEAKNVKPIILSNEQEYVLKQVLSGVSLFYTGSAGTGKSVLLRSIIKSLRDKYPKGVAVTASTGLAACNIGGITLHSFAGFGLGQGKVENLIKKIKRNKKAFTRWRETRVLIIDEISMVDGHLLNKLNEIAKNLRRNNRPFGGIQLVACGDFYQLPPVVKKTAHDGTELDDVEVFFAFESSAWKETIQRTITLKEIFRQKGDQRFINMLNNLRDGNVPDDTARDFCRLSRPLKCPEGIVPSELYATRYEVDMANSRKLNTIQGDVVVYNSVDTGILPEPQKTQVLTNFLAPQVLNLKVGAQVMCIKNFDDQLVNGTLGKVIDFVDRDTYMKSESKENPSTETSDEVSGLNDYIFNDFQKPKKVVKEDAPIAEQVLFTGQLSQKVEEESESSKRKSKLKDDLMKDYKNKKYPLVKFLLPDGITFRTVVVEPEQWTTEDEDGTVLVSRIQFPLILAWSLSIHKSQGQTLSKVVVDMKKIFENGQAYVALSRAVSRAGLQVLNFNRSKVASHRKVIEFYKNLSSHEKESRSGQQRLNFMQTSVKSVARAQI, via the coding sequence ATGCTTAATgcaaacaaatcaataatcCGACTAGCAACTTATTCCATTAGAAATAGAATTCATCATTTACGAACACTTCATAGtttaaattatatcaataGTAGAATTAACATACAAGACACAAATCATATCAGACCTACGTGTCCTTGTGGATCCAAACAATTCATGTTGGAAAGCGAATTAGACCTGGCATTGATAGAGTTTCTAGATAACGACGACCCCTTCAGTGATAGTGAGATTAAGGAATCTGATGATCTACTGAAAGGGCAAAGCCATGTGTATAATGGAAGCCCTGTCACGAAAAACCTGATTTTGCAAATAGAAAAACAACAGATTCAAAAATCACCTAGACCAACTGAGACTAATAAAAGGATGCAAATACGAAAAGATCCAGACCAGAATGAcaatgttgatgatgactCACTATCGTCGACGTTTGAATTTAGTGATATGGATGATGATTTCATGGAAGCTCTAAAAGCAGCTGAAGAAATAACTGGTAATAACACTAATTGTATAAAGAGAACTGCATCAACTCCGCTAAAGAAACCAATTgcaaaatcaatgaaaaacCTGAGTACACCTTCAAAATCAGCAGGGAAGAAATATTGCAAGTATATAAAAACGTCGTCGCCGAGCCCATCCCATTACCTAATCAGGGAATCTGGTTCTGGTGTTGATATACTTGAAGGCTCTCCTAATAAAGTGCAAGCTGACAACGCATCGCCATTCAGAATTACATCGTCATTTTCATCCCCATCACAAATACAAAACCAAGGTGTGGGTGCCAATCCTGGACCCAAATCTAAAGCCGAACAAAATGTCTCATCTGCCTCACAATCGTCATCTCCACCAATGACCGTATCCCAAGTGCGTAATCCATTCAAGGTGCCTACCCAATTCCGAAGAAACTACTCAACTCGTCCCATCACGAATCAAGGGTCAGATACCAAGAAGGGGAATAGTCATCACACAATATTATTGGCAACACAGAAACCAGGAGTACCTTTTAGCAATCCATCTGACCGTAGTTATCACAAACTTGAGAAAACGGAAGGCATTAATGAAGCACAATCTGAAGCAAAAAATGTGAAGCCAATCATTTTGTCAAATGAACAAGAATATGTATTGAAACAAGTGCTACTGGGGGTATCCCTATTTTACACAGGGTCGGCAGGTACCGGTAAATCGGTGTTGCTACGAAGTATAATCAAATCTTTACGTGATAAATATCCCAAGGGTGTTGCGGTGACAGCTTCTACCGGTCTAGCTGCTTGTAATATTGGAGGTATTACTCTCCACAGTTTTGCTGGGTTTGGTTTAGGACAAGGTAAAGTCGAAAACTTGATAAAAAAgatcaaaagaaataagAAGGCTTTTACCAGATGGCGTGAAACAAGggttttgataattgatgaaatttccATGGTTGATGGACATTTGTTAAATAAGTTGAATGAAATTGCCAAGAATCTCAGACGAAATAATCGACCATTCGGTGGAATTCAACTAGTAGCTTGTGGtgatttttatcaattaccACCGGTCGTCAAAAAGACTGCGCATGATGGTACTGAATTAGATGATGTTGAAGTGTTTTTTGCCTTTGAATCGTCGGCTTGGAAGGAAACTATTCAGCGAACTATTACATTGAAAGAGATTTTCCGTCAAAAAGGTGATCAGCGTTTTATCAATATGTTGAATAATCTCAGAGATGGGAATGTACCTGACGATACGGCTAGGGATTTTTGTCGTCTTTCCCGTCCATTAAAATGTCCAGAAGGGATAGTCCCTTCAGAATTGTATGCTACTAGGTATGAAGTAGACATGGCAAATTCGAGAAAATTGAATACAATCCAGGGTGATGTAGTTGTTTATAACTCAGTTGATACTGGAATATTACCTGAGCCCCAAAAAACACAAGTGCTAACGAACTTTCTTGCGCCTCAAGTGCTAAACTTAAAAGTCGGTGCCCAAGTAATGtgtattaaaaattttgacGATCAGCTAGTCAATGGAACCTTGGGAAaagtaattgattttgttgatagGGATACCTATATGAAATCAGAATCCAAAGAAAACCCATCTACAGAGACGTCCGATGAAGTATCTGGTTTGAACgattatattttcaatgattttcaaaaaccCAAGAAAGTTGTCAAAGAGGATGCACCTATTGCAGAACAAGTTTTATTCACGGGTCAGCTTTCACAAAAAGTTGAAGAGGAACTGGAAAGCAGTAAAcgtaaatcaaaattaaaagatgaCTTGATGAAAGACTAcaaaaataagaaatacCCTTTGgtcaaatttttgttgCCGGATGGAATCACTTTCCGAAcggttgttgttgagccAGAGCAATGGACAACCGAAGACGAAGATGGTACAGTTTTGGTGTCGCGTATACAGTTCCCGTTAATATTAGCTTGGTCGTTATCCATTCACAAGTCTCAGGGGCAAACGTTGTCGaaggttgttgttgatatgaaaaagatttttgaGAACGGACAAGCATATGTGGCATTATCTAGAGCGGTATCGAGAGCAGGGTTGCAAGttttaaatttcaataGATCGAAAGTTGCATCGCACCGGAAGGTTATTGAGTTTTATAAGAATTTATCAAGTCATGAGAAGGAGAGTCGAAGTGGGCAACAGCGGTTGAATTTTATGCAAACCTCAGTAAAGTCTGTTGCAAGGGCACAGATATAG
- a CDS encoding uncharacterized protein (Ortholog of C. dubliniensis CD36 : Cd36_33000, C. parapsilosis CDC317 : CPAR2_701740, Candida tenuis NRRL Y-1498 : CANTEDRAFT_93887 and Debaryomyces hansenii CBS767 : DEHA2E04554g) codes for MGRIHGFLGGVLLTSSLAYSTSQYINKNQQFISQNLRQSDYIINNRILSDADAKLRENYVPDSHVKYQSRVNFAETCKDIWNEEIITMVNWVYSLNWYKMGLDIDAKVNQWTDRIAESVAKKAEEKK; via the coding sequence ATGGGTAGAATTCATGGTTTCTTAGGAGGTGTATTGCTAACATCGTCTTTGGCGTATTCCACGAGTCAATATATTAACAAAAACCAACAATTCATCTCACAAAATTTACGTCAATCGGActatatcatcaataatagAATTTTAAGTGATGCTGATGCCAAATTGCGTGAAAATTACGTTCCAGACTCACATGTCAAATATCAATCTCGAGTGAATTTTGCTGAAACTTGTAAGGATATTTGGAATGAAGAAATCATAACCATGGTGAACTGGGTGTATAGTCTCAATTGGTATAAAATGGGTTTAGATATTGATGCTAAAGTAAACCAATGGACTGATAGAATTGCTGAATCTGTTGCCAAGAAGGctgaagaaaagaaataa
- the KSR1 gene encoding 3-dehydrosphinganine reductase (3-ketosphinganine reductase, catalyzes the second step in phytosphingosine synthesis) translates to MWFSKTNFPVEGKTALIVGASQGIGVNLAERLYEKNCSTILVARTESKLQHQIQNIKEKYPESSAKISYAVADVSNYDECTRLWRTIDPADPDILFCCAGSSIPKLFQDLTKVDIESGIDINYKTVINVVHTGFKHALSNNTDNLEPHNFKKRSVVLFSSVVSFFPFIGYSQYAPMKSAIESLSIILRQELSPYNYRVTCVFPGNFQSEGFEEEQKTKPDITKKIEGPSNPIPGDECARLIIDQLDKGYDSITTDFIGWFLGCSVLGISSPRQWGFFQILVSFIVSLIAPIANWFINRDIKNSFKKTKKE, encoded by the coding sequence ATGTGGTTTTCTAAAACTAACTTTCCCGTTGAAGGGAAAACAGCATTAATTGTGGGTGCATCCCAGGGAATAGGAGTTAACTTAGCCGAAAGATTATATGAGAAAAACTGTTCAACAATATTAGTTGCAAGAACAGAATCAAAGCTACAAcaccaaattcaaaacatcaaagaaaaataccCCGAGTCTTCTGCCAAGATATCATATGCAGTTGCAGATGTGTCAAATTACGACGAATGCACTAGATTATGGCGAACAATCGATCCTGCTGATCCAGATATACTCTTTTGTTGTGCTGGTTCTTCAATACCCAAATTGTTTCAAGATTTAACTAAAGTAGACATTGAACTGGGGATAGACATCAATTACAAGACAGTTATAAATGTAGTCCACACAGGATTCAAACATGCTTTATCTAATAACACAGATAATTTGGAGCCacacaatttcaaaaagagAAGCGTCGTATTGTTCAGCTCAGTCGTCAGCTTTTTCCCCTTTATAGGCTACTCGCAATATGCCCCCATGAAGTCTgcaattgaatcattatcCATTATTTTACGCCAAGAGTTGTCACCATACAACTATCGTGTCACATGTGTTTTCCCTGGGAATTTCCAAAGCGAAGgatttgaagaagaacaaaagaCCAAACCTGATATCACCAAGAAAATTGAGGGTCCCAGCAATCCTATCCCTGGAGATGAATGTGCTAGGTTGATAATAGATCAATTAGACAAAGGATATGATTCGATAACTACGGATTTTATCGGGTGGTTTTTGGGCTGTTCTGTTTTAGGCATTTCTTCACCACGACAATGGGGGTTTTTCCAGATATTGGTGAGTTTCATTGTGCTGCTCATTGCTCCAATTGCAAATTGGTTCATTAACAGAGATATAAAAAACTCGTTCAAGAAGACAAAAAAGGaataa